From Pedobacter indicus, a single genomic window includes:
- a CDS encoding OmpH family outer membrane protein, protein MKNKKIWLIVLLMSFSTFTFAQRFAYVDSESILQRIPEYTAALKQLDDLSSKWQKEVDAQYEEIEEMYQAYQEDQANMNEQMRRRREDMIVNKEREAKELQRTRFGFEGDLFKERERLLKPIETRVEKAVQAIAEKEGLDIILDKGTETFLYSNPKLDRSEAVIKELGY, encoded by the coding sequence ATGAAAAATAAAAAAATCTGGTTAATCGTATTGTTAATGTCATTCTCGACATTTACTTTCGCTCAGCGATTTGCATACGTCGATAGTGAATCTATTCTGCAACGAATTCCTGAATATACGGCTGCACTTAAGCAGTTAGATGATTTATCTTCTAAATGGCAAAAAGAAGTAGACGCTCAATACGAAGAAATAGAAGAGATGTATCAGGCATATCAGGAAGACCAAGCGAATATGAATGAGCAAATGCGCAGACGTAGGGAAGATATGATTGTTAATAAAGAGCGAGAGGCAAAAGAGCTACAACGCACTCGGTTTGGTTTTGAGGGTGATCTGTTCAAAGAGCGCGAACGACTTTTGAAGCCGATTGAAACTCGTGTGGAAAAAGCTGTACAGGCAATTGCTGAAAAAGAAGGTTTGGATATTATTTTGGATAAAGGAACGGAGACTTTCTTATATTCGAATCCGAAATTGGATCGCAGTGAAGCTGTGATTAAAGAACTAGGTTATTAA
- a CDS encoding OmpH family outer membrane protein — protein MKNVVKAIAIVAVFFCTIGAVSAQQKVAHINSGEVLQAMPEVKTADESFEAFRKTKLGELEAVDKERQAKIATFQEKYKTLTEENQEVLGKELEGLNQEIQTIEQRIGELDQKAQQELAQKREELYKPILAKAQAAIAAVAKEQGYAYVFDTQNQALVYFEGGEDITALVKTKLGIQ, from the coding sequence ATGAAAAACGTAGTAAAAGCAATAGCTATAGTTGCCGTATTTTTTTGTACGATAGGAGCAGTTAGTGCCCAGCAGAAAGTGGCGCATATTAACTCAGGAGAGGTTTTACAGGCAATGCCGGAGGTGAAAACAGCAGACGAATCATTTGAGGCTTTTCGTAAGACTAAGTTAGGTGAACTTGAAGCTGTTGATAAAGAGCGCCAAGCTAAGATTGCAACTTTTCAGGAAAAATATAAAACATTGACAGAGGAGAACCAAGAAGTTTTAGGTAAGGAGTTGGAAGGGTTGAATCAAGAGATTCAAACTATCGAACAACGGATAGGCGAACTAGATCAAAAAGCGCAACAAGAGCTTGCTCAGAAAAGAGAGGAATTGTATAAGCCGATTTTAGCTAAAGCGCAAGCAGCTATTGCTGCAGTGGCTAAAGAACAAGGTTATGCCTATGTTTTTGACACGCAAAATCAAGCCCTTGTGTATTTTGAAGGTGGGGAAGATATCACCGCTTTGGTTA